A single region of the Mercenaria mercenaria strain notata chromosome 6, MADL_Memer_1, whole genome shotgun sequence genome encodes:
- the LOC123549024 gene encoding uncharacterized protein LOC123549024: MYEILEQAKKETIESGANPDSVTLVNKDAVALAYLPGNVTRIKMKVVGDLKIDSDSDKFIVPETVYQSETQTGLQTKKQTVTNTGVILSEDNNDTIRIESPNIDESTGEWLLSEYDINCLHIGAGILGCGGGGNPHLGHILAVSTLRKGKTIRVITPSRFFQNAHPQNDLVSLVAFMGAPVIMYEKLIAGNETVGALECLQDLYSVGGYKDGKLTNKDGVDIKMKDGVTYIDDYKANSGVKSESNTNMGDKKIVALMSAEIGGMNCIEPLIVGAALDLPVLDCDGMGRAFPELQMFTPFIYGNNPYPATLADDKGRRAAVLYADHPKSLENHFREVVISMGCSGGVRNRAGKDKVLVCVPDLITLMDADTAQPIPTEELRFGIRVAVVALRASPMISSEQALKFVGPQRFGYGDDVKYTPLCDFVDAGPVGPK, translated from the exons ATGTATGAAATTCTGGAACAAGCAAAGAAAGAGACCATTGAATCGGGTGCAAATCCGGATTCTGTTACTCTTGTCAACAAGGATGCTGTCGCTTTAGCATACCTTCCCGGAAATGTAACCAGGATAAAAATGAAAGTGGTTGGAGATCTTAAAATTGATTCAGATTCTGATAAATTCATAGTCCCTGAAACTGTCTATCAAAGTGAGACGCAGACTGGATTGCAAACGAAGAAACAAACCGTTACAAATACAGGCGTTATTCTATCTGAAGATAATAATGATACCATTAGAATAGAATCACCCAACATCGATGAAAGTACCGGTGAGTGGTTACTCTCGGAGTATGACATAAATTGTCTCCATATTGGTGCAGGGATTCTGGGGTGTGGTGGAGGCGGGAACCCACATCTTGggcacattttagctgtcagtacTCTTCGAAAAGGGAAGACAATACGTGTGATAACACCTTCAAGATTTTTCCAAAACGCCCACCCACAAAATGATTTAGTTTCGCTTGTTGCGTTTATGGGTGCCCCAGTTATTATGTATGAAAAGCTTATAGCCGGTAATGAGACCGTCGGCGCTTTGGAATGTTTGCAAGATCTGTACAGTGTTGGTGGGTATAAAGATGGAAAGCTTACTAACAAAGATGGCGTAGACATAAAGATGAAAGACGGTGTTACATATATCGATGATTACAAAGCAAATTCTGGTGTAAAATCTGAATCAAACACAAATATGGGAGATAAGAAGATAGTAGCACTGATGAGCGCTGAGATTGGCGGTATGAACTGTATAGAGCCTTTAATCGTAGGTGCGGCGTTGGATCTTCCTGTCCTGGATTGTGACGGAATGGGCCGAGCATTTCCGGAGTTGCAGATGTTCACACCATTTATTTATGGAAACAACCCGTACCCAGCGACTCTTGCAGACGATAAAGGTCGACGTGCAGCCGTGTTGTATGCTGACCATCCAAAAAGTCTAGAAAATCATTTCAGAGAAGTTGTTATCAGTATGGGATGTAGCGGGGGAGTG AGAAATCGGGCTGGAAAAGACAAGGTTCTTGTTTGCGTTCCAGATTTAATCACTCTTATGGACGCAGACACAGCACAGCCCATTCCTACAGAAGAATTAAGGTTTGGAATACGTGTTGCCGTTGTTGCTTTGCGTGCATCGCCCATGATCAGTTCTGAACAAGCTTTGAAATTCGTTGGTCCTCAAAGGTTTGGGTACGGTGATGATGTTAAGTACACACCTCTTTGTGACTTTGTAGATGCTGGGCCTGTTGGCCCTAAATAA
- the LOC123549023 gene encoding uncharacterized protein LOC123549023, with translation MKCSQNATLSVRISCTLVKLLKSERYFASMEVIRTVIGVDVGGTNTDAVIIDRTADKPVILAQAKTRTTSDVTTGVRAAIHLALLDSKKRNRILSVQQINIGTTHFINTLVEGKHLTKVAVIRLCGTASRRLPPFCDFPDNLVDSIKSSVFLLNGGYQFDGKEITPIDEKEVQDSVDILKSNGVKNIVVSGIYSPLRNEQELQVMELIHKYFSEASVTLSHEIGKIGLLERENAAILNECIKPLCIKKFKEFRSALDALGLQCPMYLTRNDGTILQEEEMLRFPIFSFSSGATNSIRGAAFLTGLKEAIVVDIGGTSTDVGVLLKGFAREASVEKKVGGIRTNFQMPDVISIGLGGGSYIKHSKVRGQGRIEVGPQSAGYCIKKEAFVFAQPGDMNGRVLTATDIAVASGIANVGMISNVKHLNKENVKGTVNKIHSMISACIDQMRFNDRDLQLVLVGGGSVIVDRSWKFDGVSEIIRPEYFDVANAIGAALSQISTVKDQVVNLDKYINKLKMKEKIDADLKETADTSEEGKLKITENVMKEFLQEAREKAMDEILKEAKIETVESGANPDTISLVMKDIVTLTYILGNASRIKMKVVGDFKIDSYSNNFIVPETVYHQEPQTGMQTKKQTVTNTGVLLSENSDAIRIETPNVDENTGEWLLSEYDTDCIHIGAGILGCGGGGSPYLGRLLAISTLRAGKKIRVITPSRFFQNVHPQNDLVSIVAFMGAPVTLYEKLIAGNETVDALECMQDLFRVGGFKDGKLTNKDGVDIKTKDGVTYIDDYRVNAREKSDESTNMGDKKIVALMSAETGGMNSIVPLVVGAALDLPILDCDGMGRAFPELQMMTPFIYGNDPYPATLADDKGRRAVVLRADCTKSLENHFRDVVISMGCTGGVVMSYFDKDQVLSSTVQYSTSHAWRIGDTVLRARAEKRSTVDAVVKSENGKLLVYGKITDVVRETTGGFNKGNLILQGLGEYSGKTVIVEFRNEFLVAREGDVVLACVPDLITLMDADTAQPIPTEELRFGIRVAVVAMRASPMISSEQALRFVSPQAFGYGDDVQYTPLCDFVDAGSVGPK, from the coding sequence ATGAAATGTTCTCAAAACGCTACGCTTTCAGTGCGGATATCGTGTACTTTAGTCAAATTGCTAAAATCTGAGCGTTACTTTGCAAGTATGGAAGTTATAAGAACTGTTATAGGTGTGGACGTTGGAGGAACAAATACTGATGCCGTGATCATCGACAGAACTGCCGATAAACCAGTAATTCTTGCACAAGCGAAGACTCGCACAACGAGCGATGTTACCACTGGAGTTCGTGCTGCAATTCACCTAGCTCTCTTAGATTCCAAGAAAAGGAACCGAATACTTTCTGTTCAGCAAATAAACATTGGGACTACCCACTTCATAAACACGCTTGTTGAAGGAAAACATTTAACCAAAGTAGCGGTGATTCGTTTGTGTGGCACGGCATCGAGGCGGTTGCCTCCCTTTTGTGATTTTCCAGACAACTTGGTGGATTCGATTAAAAGCAGCGTGTTTTTGTTAAACGGAGGCTATCAGTTTGATGGGAAGGAAATAACGCCGATTGATGAAAAAGAGGTTCAAGACAGTGTTGATATTTTGAAAAGCAACGGTGTAAAGAATATTGTTGTATCTGGCATATATTCACCCCTCAGGAATGAGCAGGAACTGCAAGTGATGGAGcttattcacaaatatttttcagaGGCAAGCGTCACATTAAGTCATGAAATCGGCAAAATTGGTCTGTTGGAACGTGAAAACGCTGCAATTCTCAATGAGTGTATTAAACCACTTTGTATTAAGAAATTCAAAGAATTCCGTTCTGCTCTGGACGCTTTAGGATTGCAATGCCCAATGTATCTTACAAGAAACGATGGCACAATTCTACAAGAAGAGGAAATGCTTCGCTTCCCAATTTTCTCTTTTTCTTCTGGTGCAACCAACAGCATTCGAGGAGCTGCCTTTTTGACGGGACTGAAAGAAGCAATTGTTGTCGATATTGGAGGAACGAGTACCGATGTCGGTGTTCTACTGAAAGGCTTTGCTAGGGAAGCGTCTGTAGAGAAGAAGGTCGGTGGAATAAGGACGAACTTTCAAATGCCTGATGTCATCAGTATAGGGTTAGGGGGCGGATCATACATTAAACATTCAAAAGTTCGAGGACAAGGCCGGATAGAAGTAGGTCCACAGAGTGCAGGTTACTGTATCAAAAAAGAAGCTTTTGTATTTGCTCAACCAGGAGATATGAACGGTCGAGTTCTTACTGCAACAGACATAGCTGTTGCCTCAGGAATAGCCAATGTTGGTATGATAAGTAATGTCaaacatttaaacaaagaaaacgtGAAGGGGACTGTAAACAAAATACACAGCATGATCAGTGCATGTATTGATCAGATGAGATTCAATGACAGAGATTTACAACTAGTTCTTGTCGGGGGAGGAAGTGTCATCGTAGATAGGAGCTGGAAATTCGATGGAGTATCAGAAATCATTAGACCAGAATATTTCGACGTTGCCAATGCTATCGGTGCTGCCTTAAGTCAGATCTCCACAGTTAAAGATCAAGTTGTCAATCTTGACAAATACATAAATAAgctgaaaatgaaagaaaaaattgatGCTGATCTTAAAGAAACTGCTGATACTTCTGAAGAGGGAAAACTAAAGATAACTGAAAACGTAATGAAGGAATTTCTCCAAGAGGCACGTGAAAAGGCCATGGACGAAATTCTGAAAGAAGCAAAAATAGAAACGGTTGAATCAGGTGCAAATCCAGATACCATATCTCTGGTGATGAAAGACATCGTCACTTTGACGTACATTCTTGGAAATGCGTCCAGAATAAAAATGAAGGTGGTTGGAGATTTCAAGATTGATTCGTATTCAAACAATTTCATTGTCCCAGAAACGGTCTATCATCAGGAGCCGCAAACTGGAATGCAAACGAAGAAACAAACTGTTACAAATACAGGTGTTCTTCTGTCTGAAAATAGTGATGCCATCAGGATAGAAACACCAAACGTCGACGAAAACACTGGTGAGTGGTTACTGTCAGAGTACGACACTGACTGTATCCATATTGGCGCCGGGATTTTAGGATGTGGCGGAGGCGGAAGCCCTTATCTTGGGCGTCTTTTAGCCATCAGCACACTTCGAGCAGGGAAAAAAATCCGTGTGATTACACCATCAAGATTTTTCCAAAATGTCCACCCACAAAATGATTTAGTATCCATTGTTGCGTTTATGGGTGCTCCAGTAACACTGTATGAAAAGCTTATAGCCGGAAATGAGACCGTCGATGCTTTGGAATGTATGCAAGACTTGTTCAGAGTTGGAGGATTTAAAGACGGAAAGCTTACTAACAAAGATGGTGTGGACATAAAGACAAAAGATGGTGTTACATATATCGATGACTACAGGGTAAATGCCCGTGAAAAATCCGATGAGAGCACGAATATGGGAGATAAGAAAATCGTAGCTTTGATGAGCGCGGAAACTGGCGGTATGAACAGTATTGTGCCTTTAGTAGTAGGTGCGGCGTTAGACCTTCCTATCCTAGACTGTGACGGAATGGGCCGAGCATTTCCGGAGCTACAGATGATGACGCCATTTATTTACGGAAATGACCCATACCCAGCAACGCTTGCAGACGACAAAGGAAGACGTGCAGTTGTTTTGCGTGCAGACTGTACAAAAAGTCTAGAAAATCACTTCAGGGACGTTGTTATCAGTATGGGATGTACTGGAGGAGTGGTCATGTCTTATTTTGATAAGGACCAAGTTCTGTCGTCAACTGTACAATATAGCACAAGCCACGCATGGCGTATTGGAGACACGGTCTTGCGGGCTCGAGCTGAAAAAAGATCAACCGTTGATGCAGTCGTAAAATCAGAAAATGGAAAGTTGTTAGTTTATGGCAAAATTACTGATGTTGTTAGGGAAACAACAGGTGGTTTTAATAAGGGGAACCTTATTCTGCAAGGCCTTGGTGAGTATAGTGGCAAAACGGTTATCGTCGAATTTAGGAATGAATTTCTTGTCGCGAGAGAAGGTGACGTCGTTCTTGCTTGCGTTCCGGACTTGATTACGCTGATGGACGCGGACACAGCGCAACCCATTCCAACGGAGGAACTAAGATTCGGAATTCGAGTCGCCGTTGTTGCTATGCGTGCTTCTCCCATGATCAGTTCTGAGCAAGCTTTGAGATTCGTCAGTCCGCAAGCGTTTGGCTACGGGGATGACGTGCAGTACACACCTCTATGTGATTTTGTAGATGCTGGGTCTGTTGGCCCTAAATAA